The DNA window AGCCTTGAACAGGCCCAGTTCTGCGAAACTCTGCTCTTCACAGACGCCGATCTGTCAGCCTTGTGCATCGATGTTTCACCGCAGATTCGATTGGTGCCGATCAGCAAGATCAGCTCGTCGCAAGAATACTCAGATTTTATCCTCAACCGTTTGGTCGAGCACATCCGAAGCGACTATTGCCTGATAATGCAATGGGATGGGCATGTACTTGACGCTAACCGGTGGTCGCCCGAGTTCCTTGAATACGACTACATTGGTGCCAGTTGGCCGCAATTCGTTGACGGCTACACCGTTGGCAATGGAGGTTTTTCGCTTCGCAGTCGCCGGCTGATGGAAGCTTGTCGGCAGCCGCAGTTCGAGGCTCATCATCCCGAGGACCTAGCGATTTGTCGCACAAACCGTGCATGGCTGGAAGATTGTGGCATGCAGTTCGCCCCTGTAGAACTCGCGGACGCCTTCGCTGCTGAACGAGCTGGAGATCCCGCGAGCAGTTTTGGCTACCATGGCGTCTTCTTGATGCCACAGGCGCTAGGGATTGAGCGTTTCTGGGACATCTACCTGACGCTCGATGAGCGGACTGCCGTCCGCCACGATTTTTCCGTCCTGTTTAAGGCGGTCTTGAAGGGCAACAATCCGGTTTCGCGAGCCTTGGTTCTGACAGGCAGGCATTTCGGTGACATCGCTGACGTCAGGCGTTCATGACTGGAGTTTCGCTGTGACGGGGCGCCCTTTCAATCAGCATCGGGCTGAGAAAAAGCGGGGCATAGGATGCTTACATATTCGATTGCAGCTATATGCTCCGACCGTATCTGGTAGATGCTGAGAACGAGCTAACAGCCTTTATTCATCTCAGAGAGTTAAAGACGGACCACATGGAACACGATATTGAACTGCAGCGCCAGGCGGAGGCGACCCGAAAGCGAGACAAGCTTGTCTCGTCCGTGCGCCGCCATCGTTGGTTTGCGCTCTTCGTGCTCCTGCCATCCATGCTGGCGACGCTTTATTACGGCTTTATCGCCGCCGACATCTACGTTTCGGAATCCAGATTTGTCATCAAAGCGCCTGATCGCAAACAGAGCAGCGGTTCGGCCCTCCAGGGGCTTCTACAATCGACCGGGTTGGGAAGCGGGGCAGAGCAGGCGAACGAGATCACGGGTTATTTGCGCTCGCGAGATGCCCTGTCTGACTTGTCCAAGCTGATGGATGTGCGCGGGGCCTTCGCGTCCCCCGAAGCGGATTTCTTGAGCCGCTTCCCGCTGCCCTACCAAAGTGGCAGCTTTGAGGATTTGTACGAATATTACGGCACGATGGTTACGACGGAGCCTGATCCCGAAACCGGACTTACCGTGCTGCGCGTGAGTGCCTACACTGCCGATGAAGCTCAGGCGCTCAACACCGGCCTGCTCGACCAGAGCGAGGAACTTGTTAATCGCCTTAATCTTCGGGTTAATTCTCAGGCTATTGAGGAAGCCATGGCGCGCGTCGAAGATGCCCAAGAGCGCGTGCGCGACGCCAGGATCCAACTGGGAGCGTATCGCAATGCCTCTGAAATTCTCGACCCACAGCAACAAGGCATCGGTGTGCTTGAAGTCTCGAATGCGCTCATCACGCAGGAGGCCGCACTGCGCGCGCAATTGGCGGAGATTCGCCAAAATGCACCCAACCATCCCTCCATTCCTGCCCTTCGGGATCGCATCGCAGGGATTTCCCAACAGGTTGTCGAACAGACGGGACGCGCAGTAGGCACGCCTGACGGCATCGCGGCTAAGATTACCGAGTATGAAAATCTGTTGGTTGAACAGGAGTTTGCCGAGCAAGCGCTTGCGGCAGCCAATGCAGCTTTGGAGCAAGCGCGGGTAGAAGCTAAGCAACAGCAGTATTATCTCGAGCGTGTGGTCGAGCCCAATCAGCCAGACGATGCGATAAAGCCTGCGCGTCTGCGTAGCATTCTCGCCGTCTTGCTTGGATCGCTCTGCCTCTATCTGGTCGGCTGGATGCTGGCCGTTGGAATTCGCGAGCACGCTTCAGAGGACTGAGACTTCAAATGGCCCAGTTCAGCGAAGGGTTGCGTGTACAGGCGAGGGTCATTCAGGCCTTGACCAGCCGTGAGCTAATGACCCGCTTCGGGCGGGAGAACATTGGTTTTCTCTGGATCATGGTTGAGCCGCTGCTTTTCGCAGCGCTGGTTGGGCTTGTCTGGGCATTTGCGAAGGGGCCAGTTAATCAAGGAATTAATGTATTCGCGTTCGTTGTGACAGGGTACATTCCGTTGACTTTCTTACGCCATTCCTTCGGCCGGTCGGCAAATATCTTTGTAGCGAACTCCGCCCTCCTCTATCATCGGCAAATAAAGGTACTCGATTTTATTGTTGTGCGAGTGTTGATTGAGGCTGTAGGAGCGATGATGGCCTTTATCTTCGCCGGAATTGTTCTAGCTTTCTTCGGACTTTTCCCATTTCCCTCCGATGTCGGGGCTTTGGTCCTCGGATGGCTGATATACATTTTTTTTGTGTTCGCACTGTGTACGATCCTGGCTCCCCTGTCAGAAGTCTCCGAGGTCATCGAGAAATTGGTGCCAGTCAGTATCTATATCTCAATTCCCTTCTCTGGCGTTTTTAATCTGGCATCTTGGCTCCCGCCGAACTTGAGGGAGGCCTTGATGTGGTCGCCCCTTGTGAGTGGGATGGAGCTAATGCGATACGGTGTCTTCGGCTCCGTCGTGACACCGTATTATGATCTCGGAAAAGCGCTCGGAGTTTCTCTCGTTTGTCTGCTTGTCGGCCTGATCCTGTGCCGCCGGGTCCGAAGGACCATGACTGTCACATGATCGAGTGCCGCGACCTTCATATGAAGTACCAAAGTGGCCACGTGACGAAGCATGTGCTTAATGGCGTGGACTTTGTCATCAATCCGAGCGACAGAATTGGCCTCTTGGGTCGCAATGGAGCTGGCAAGTCAACCTTGATCCGCCTCATAGGCGGGGTTGAGATGCCGGTTGCGGGGAAGATACTTCGCCGGATGACTTGTTCTTGGCCGCTTGGTTTCACGGGCGGATTTCAGGGCAGCCTAACAGGCTACGACAACGCTCGATTCATCTCGCGTATTTATGACAAGTCATATGACCAAATGCGTGATTTTGTGGAAGAATTCACAGAATTGGGAAGCAATCTCAGGATGCCGGTAAAAATCTATTCGTCGGGAATGCGTGCGCGCTTAGCCTTTGCGTTGTCACTGGCGATAGAGTTTGAGTGCTATCTTATTGACGAAGTCATCATGGTCGGAGACAAAAACTTCCAAGATAAATGCAAGGCGGAATTTTTCGAAAAACGTACTGATCGCGCGCTCCTCCTAGCTTCTCATAGCCTTGAAATGGTTCAACAATACTGCAATCGAGCAATTGTATTGAATGAGGGGAAGGCGCTCATCTACGAGGACGTTCAGGAGGCTATTTCGGTATATCAATCATTGTAGGAATTCGGAGCGAGCTATGAGCGATGGCATTTTTCCCGGAGTTCCTCGGATCGAGTCGCCGATTTTCAGCAGCGATCCGTTGTCCGATTTGAAAGAGGAAGAGAAGGCGCTCGCCCGCGATCTGAACACGCAAGGATTTGCAGTTATCGAGTTCCCGGATCCGGAACTTGAAAATCGAATCGATCGGATCAAAGCCAATCTGGGGCCACGCTTTGACATACCATTCGGTGATCCCACTGCCGATAAAACAAAAGGCGGGCGGCGAATTCAAGATGCTTGGAAATTCGATTCCGACGTGCAAGCTATCGCGTCAAATTCAAAAGTTCTGGAGCTTCTAAGCAAGCTTTATGGGCGCCAAGCTTTCCCGTTTCAGACTCTTAATTTCCCCGTCAGTACTCAGCAAGACCTACATTCCGACGCGGTACATTTCTCTTCTCAGCCCGAGCGGTTCATGTGCGGTGTGTGGTTGGCGATGGAAGATGTTCAACCAGGAGCCGGTCCCTTGTTCTATCTAAATGGATCACATCGTTGGCCTATTGTAACCAATGCAATGATCGGCCGTAGAGGATACGGAAGCGAAGAGAACTCTGCGCAGCTTCCTTTTGCTGGCGCCTGGGAGGCACTTCGTAAGTGTCACGAAGCCAAGGAGCAGCAATTTCTAGCACGCAAAGGGCAGGCGCTCATTTGGACTGCAAACTTGCTTCACGGCGGCAGCAGCCAAACCGACCTCACGCTGACGCGTTGGTCACAGGTTACTCATTACTTTTTCGAAAATTGCATCTATTATACGCCAGCCTACTCTGACGAGGTAATCGGTCAATTGGCGACCAGAGACCTAAGGGCGGTGCATGACGGCGCGCAACGCCCTAACAAGTATCTGGGTAACGTTTTTACGCCCCAACGTCCTGACCATCTGAATACTGATAATGAAAAGGCAACCCGTACGAGTCTCGATAAGCTGATGGGGTTGTTGAGAAAGGGCTTGAAGCGTTAAGCCCGACATTCGTCACCAGGTCATCTAATTACCGAACCAACCCAATCCCTCGATTCTATCGGACGCTCTCATAAAGACGTGGGCCGCTCTCGGCCTTCTTGGCGTCCATACAGGATATAGTGTTCATAACCAGAAATAAACTCGCCGATTTCAAGCGCTTTCGCAACATCCGAGTTCCACCGCTTATACGCGTCCTCGTTAAAACCATTTGGCGGTAGTATGGGCACACGATTTTTCTTTGCCAAGTTGGATAGTTCCGTCAGAGACGCGTTGAACTCTACAGTCGGAAACTTCCGAAGGGAGAATTTTGACCGACCAGTCTCGTTTTTCAAAAGCAGAGATAACAACCAAATTCGATCAAATTCATCTTGGCTAGTTTTACGAGCTAGCGCGATATTCTTCGCAAGCCCATGAGGTTTCGCTCCGTGTCCAGAAGAAGTGCCGAGGCTGCTTGCGAAATAGGCCATGACGACGGCGGAACTCATACCTCCCTTATGTAAATTTTCGCGTATCAGCCGGTTTCGGCAGATGGAAGCAAATTCCTCGTGACGTTCGTAGCCCGCAACGACTGAGTTTAAGTAAATGTCTGAGCCCAGATGCTGCTCTTGATCGCGGTGATGATAATATGCAAGTGTCTGCGGCAGCAACTTTATATCAGCGTGGAGAAGGAATTCTATGTTAAAGTACCAATCACCCAAGACTGGCAAATCTTCTTTATAACCTCCAATCTTGTTGAATATCGACCGCCGAAATAAAAATGAAATAGTCGTTATCACATTACGAGCAAGCATCTCTGCCAGTTCAACGGTATGGACCCAGTCAAGATACGGGGTGCGAGCGATTGTGGTAATTTCGTCGTTATTGATGTATTCTGAAACATATTCTGTCTTGGTCGCGACACCGCCGTAGCGCTTACCTTCTGATCCTTCAAGAAACCGTACTGTCTCCATCAAAAAGCTAGGATGAAGTGAGTCATCATCGTCATGAATAAGAAGATACTCGCTTTCTGACCTGCGAATGCCGATGTTCGACGCGGCCTCCATTCCCACGCTTTGGCTGTTTGAAATCAACCGGATACGAGTCGGTTCGACTGCACAATCGCGCAATACGGCGCGAACTTCCGCCTCGCCACCTCCATCGTTAACCACAATCCAATTGTAATTCTTGTAGGTTTGGCGAGCGATGCTCTCGGCGGCACGTCTTAAGAGCAGTGGTCGGTCTTTTGTGCGCGTGATGATCGCAACAGATTTTGGTCTCGGCATTTTTGCTCCCCTATCCGTCCATAACTGCTGTTGCCCTCCTAAGGGCATCATATCCCGAGGAGCGATGTTCCTTGCTTAGTCGCGAACTAGAAGCAACACCAAAGGATGCGCGTGGCGTGCTACCCTGAAATGTGACCGGTTGCAGGTGGCAGAGCACAAGGAAGCATCACGGGGTGAGCGAGCGTCGGGCGTGTGTACCAGTTAATGTGAGCCGCAGAGTGATCGGTTACGAGCCGACGAGACCAGATGACCGGTCGCTGCGGCCACGTTTGTGCAAGCTGGCGTCGGAGCGTCGCCGGTTGGGCTATCGCCGCCTAGGCCACCTGCTGGCGAGGGAAGGCCTTCGGGTGCGTCATCGTGGCGGCCGGAAACGTGCTCTGGGTACGCGCAGGCCGATTGTGCTGCCGGATCGTCCGAACCGACGCTGGTCGTTCGACTTCCTCCCTGACAGCCTGATCTGCGATCGGCGCTTCCACATTCTGTGCGGGGTCTCGCTGGAATACCTGGCGCTGGTGGCCGATAGGACGCTGTCGGGCGTTCGAGTGGCTCGGTAACTGACCAGCCTGATCGGGATGCGGGGCAGGCCGCATACCGTAGCCGGCGACAACGTCCTAGGTTGGGAAGCAGCGGCAGAAAACGGCCAGCAGTTCTCGGTGCTCCGATTGCAATCGGCGCTGTTAGCGTTCTGATCCAGATGGCTTCCCTCGTCAAGGAATGCGCTCTCGGCCATAGCAAACACAGGATCCAGCGTCCGTTCGGGGCGTGGTCCTCACCGTCCTTAAAATGAGATGCGGATGCCAGATGGAAGGCCCGAACATTATCTACAGGGTCGCTATTGCGCCCTCACGGCACAGCAGAGAGGGGTCCTTCCATCTGGTGTCCGCCCGCTCAAGGAACGGGCGGTACTCGGTTCCCGTCTTGATGACGGCGTGTGCGACGCGCGCCATCTTGGCGGTCAAAGCGGTCATTGCCTTACGGCGGCGATCAGGGTCGTTGGCATGTCCATCCATGTAACGGCCGAGCTTGTCGCGGAAGCTGTTGTCGCGCTGGCGCGCAGCAACCTGTGCAGCCATCCAGAAGGTGCGGCGCAGCCGGGCGTTACCATACTTCGAGAGCTTGGTCCGACCGCGAAACGTGCCGGACTGACAGGTTGCAAGATCGAGCCCGCAGAACTTGAGGAACTGGCGATGGTGCGCGAAGCGGCGAAGGTCGCCGGCCTCCGCCAGGATGGTCAGCGCGTTGATCGGCCCGATCCCGGGGATCATGCGCAGGAGCTGGTAATCACGGTTCTCGGATAGCACGTCATGCGCGATCCGTTCGATCTCATTGCGCTGGTGTATAAGGCTTCGTGCTTGCGCGATGACCATACGGAACATGGTGATCGCTACAGAATCCTCATCGACTGGCAGTGCGATGGACGCCGAGGCCGTCTCATAAATATCGTTTAGCAACCGGGCCTTGGAGACTTTACGGCCGACCAGCGACCAGGCCTCACGAGTGAAGGCCTCCTGGCCGAGCGCAGTCATGCTGCCGGGCGTCGGGAACCGTTCAAGCAAGGCGAGGAACCAATCAGATCGGCTGTTGCCGGCGAAGCGCTCGATCTCCGGGAAGTACAACGGCAGATAGTGGGTCAGGATCCGGTGCCATGTCTGGGTCTTGGCCTTGGAGATCGCCTCGTGTGTCTTCGACATCTCCTGGAGGTCGTTGATACCAGCAGCGAGCGGATCGACGTAGCGCTGGGTGGCGCCGATCCGAAGCATGTGCAGGATTACCTGCGCATCTTTGGAATCGTTCTTGTCCCAGCCATTGTGCAGCGCCTCCCGCGTCCGCGCCAAGGCGACGGACGAGATCAGACGCAGCTCGAAACCCGCACTGAGGAGACAATGCGCCAACGTCCGGTGATAGTTGCCGGTCGCCTCAAAGCCGACGATAATCGGTCTGCCAATGTCGGCCAGGTCAGATGCCAAGCGGTCGTAATCGGTCTTCGTCGCCATCACTGTCATACGCCGTCGGCGTCCACCTTCCGGACGTTCGATCAGCACCTCTTGGCGGTGCTTCGACATATCGATGGCTACCAGCACGGCATCGGACGGAGTAGAATTACGCTTGGTCATGATCGGTCAGTCTCCAAAGTGTTGAGTCGACAACTTCACTTTAGAGACCTGCTGGCCGGTCATGGCCGCCTTGATGAAGCCTGCGGGCGCTACGCGCCCTTGTCTCCATCAAGGCGAAGGCTGCCAACAACAGGCGCCCTCCCAATGTGCTACGGCACTGAACTCACCAGTATGGCGATCCTGCGCTGGTCGAAGGAACGCAATGTCGAGTGGCACTACATCGCGCCGGGGAAGCCATACCAGAACGGGTTCATCGAGAGCTTCAACGCACGCCTGCGGGACGAGTTCTTGAACGAGACGATCTTCACCAGCCTCGCCCACGCCCGCGAGGAGCTGGAAGCCTGGCGCCACGACTACAACCACTTCCGGCCGCACTCGAGCCTGGGGAACCGAACCCCGGCCGAGATCGGGGCAGGATCAAGCGGCAAACCGTACTGGGGGCATGCCCCCAATACGGTTGTTGCCATCACGCACAACGATGGGCATCAAAACGGCCCAAGGCTCTACTCCTAGCTGGTAGAAACTTCGAGCTCAGACCATCGAATCTGCGCGGGAAGTCCCCCGCCGAGATCGCTGGCCAACGTGTTTGGGGCATTGCCCCAGACCCATTGCCAACCCTTCAAACAACTATCATGAAGCAGCCATTCACTACCTCTGACTGGTAAAATCAGTAGAGTACGTCACAAAAAATGTCGGCCTGATGTAATCCAAGGCTTGATCTGATTTTACGTCCGAAAGTCAAGAGCTGGCGAAAAGGACTAGAATTCGAAATACTGGCGCCCACATTGAAAGCAACTCTACTAGAGAGACGGGACTTCCGTGGCTTCAAGATTCTTCAACCGAGCTTCATAACTCGTGCCTCGCGGCGCCAACTTATGCGCCACAGCAAGGGCTCTCTTCGCTTTCTCGAGATCACCATGGTGCTCCGCAGCTTCAGCAATCAAGTTATAAATTCTGTGGTCGATAGGGTCCGCCCGAGAAGCCTGTTCGGCTGCTACGATGGCTTCCGCAACTTTCCCTGAATCGAACAAAAGCCTCGCAAAATGAAAATAATTTGACGCGTTGAATGGATCGAGAATTGCTGCATTGCCAGCGGCTTCAAGCGCTTCATCAATGCGCTCACAGTGTAACAACAAATTGCTCAAATGCCGCTGAAACTGGGAGTTCGATGGCTGACACTTAACAAGCTCCAAAGCAATCTCTAACGCCTCAGTACGCCTCCCGAGTTTACCAAGGAGTAGCGAACGCCGATACTGAAGCTGTTGGTTGACGTCATCCGTCAGAACTGCCAATGAAATTGCACTCAGCGCAGAATTCAAACGGCCTGCTGCCTCGTAATGATCAACAAGCTCCTTGATCAGCTTGATATCATTTGGATTGGCTTCGAATAAAGCCTCGACATTGCGAATTTTATCGGAAAGGTCTTCATTCCTATCGCCGTTCGGGACGGCAACGGCCTGATGACTTTTCGTCTGATCCCGACGCACAACCCTCAGAGACGCGGGTAAAGGTAGATTTTCAGAGAATTCCGCCCCCGTAAGATCTGCTTCTTCGGAATGATGCGCTTCCAAAACCTGACTGTAGAATTGAGGCAGAAACTGCGATACTGCCGCTACAGAATAGCCATCCCGCACAATTTGCAAATTGCGATCCAAGCTTTTGGCGAGCACGTTTTGCTTATGATCCAAATTGATTAGTTCAGCCGCTTCGTGATCTGTGTCAAAGATCGCATAAGGCTCGAGGACGTCTTCAGATGCCCCAACACGAGAACTGATGATCTTGCACTTGCTCGCACACGCCTCAAAGAGCGCATGAGGACCTCCCTCTGAGCGGCTCGCGATCAAATATAAATCGATTAGATTGTAAAGGGTGTTCAAGACGTTGCGGTCGAGGGTGTTCAAACGAAGATCATCTCCCAAAACCTCGGTTCCAATGAAGGTAAACGGCACCGACAATTCTCTTAGTTTGGCTCGAAGCCAATGCCTACGGGGACCAGCCAGGATGACATGGATCGGTACGCCTTTACGCAGTGCCTGAGAGACAATATTCGCGAAACGGTCAGGACCCTTCACCCATTTCGGCTTTCCCAGGTCTTTGTCGCCGCTGTCGCGCTGAAAACTACCAATCAGATACGCATCCTTCGGGATTCCATATCTAGCACGCAGTTCTTCGGGATCACGAGCTTCGATACCAAGTGGCCGAAAAACTTCTATGTCGACCATATAGTTTAAACGCGCCACGGGAAGATTGAGTGCGCTCAATTGTCCAAAACCGTTGTCCGAATAAACGGACCACATCGACGTCTTGCGTACCGCTAGCGGAAAGAGATCATCATCGTGGA is part of the Erythrobacter litoralis genome and encodes:
- a CDS encoding glycosyltransferase, producing the protein MPRPKSVAIITRTKDRPLLLRRAAESIARQTYKNYNWIVVNDGGGEAEVRAVLRDCAVEPTRIRLISNSQSVGMEAASNIGIRRSESEYLLIHDDDDSLHPSFLMETVRFLEGSEGKRYGGVATKTEYVSEYINNDEITTIARTPYLDWVHTVELAEMLARNVITTISFLFRRSIFNKIGGYKEDLPVLGDWYFNIEFLLHADIKLLPQTLAYYHHRDQEQHLGSDIYLNSVVAGYERHEEFASICRNRLIRENLHKGGMSSAVVMAYFASSLGTSSGHGAKPHGLAKNIALARKTSQDEFDRIWLLSLLLKNETGRSKFSLRKFPTVEFNASLTELSNLAKKNRVPILPPNGFNEDAYKRWNSDVAKALEIGEFISGYEHYILYGRQEGRERPTSL
- a CDS encoding glycosyltransferase, translating into MTPTVSVLLSVHNGEPHLTSSLASILAQSLREIEIIVVDDGSTDKTSEILRKFSRVDERMKVIRSENNIGLAAALNLGLAEARGEFVARMDADDIALPDRLLVQLAWFEKADPLFAVLGTGRYVINEAGNLLKTIRPETNLENIHRDVRIASPLAHSTVMFRRSAVVEVGGYRSVFKKAQDYDLWLRLVEAGRLLANLEMPLVKYRTHPGAATRRDFRMQALCHAVARLASRQRIAGRKDPIDNCLEINEDFFFERETLPLEKRTYLLDLLRRIRSYMNFTRQTQSSFYEEVDRISLRFFDVETLGEPSLDEVEAWWQQYKTFSSTHPSAAVFKRFAAVTGGSSHLSSGTIEIFRQLKNNLPEESETAVQNRETGTRVFLVGGEGIGWALDEDLRLLQNAVRQANHIDLVHDESFADIIHSVYLRRTAKFDEGSIAGKKVVTSLSGDIKRFLHDDDLFPLAVRKTSMWSVYSDNGFGQLSALNLPVARLNYMVDIEVFRPLGIEARDPEELRARYGIPKDAYLIGSFQRDSGDKDLGKPKWVKGPDRFANIVSQALRKGVPIHVILAGPRRHWLRAKLRELSVPFTFIGTEVLGDDLRLNTLDRNVLNTLYNLIDLYLIASRSEGGPHALFEACASKCKIISSRVGASEDVLEPYAIFDTDHEAAELINLDHKQNVLAKSLDRNLQIVRDGYSVAAVSQFLPQFYSQVLEAHHSEEADLTGAEFSENLPLPASLRVVRRDQTKSHQAVAVPNGDRNEDLSDKIRNVEALFEANPNDIKLIKELVDHYEAAGRLNSALSAISLAVLTDDVNQQLQYRRSLLLGKLGRRTEALEIALELVKCQPSNSQFQRHLSNLLLHCERIDEALEAAGNAAILDPFNASNYFHFARLLFDSGKVAEAIVAAEQASRADPIDHRIYNLIAEAAEHHGDLEKAKRALAVAHKLAPRGTSYEARLKNLEATEVPSL
- a CDS encoding capsule biosynthesis protein: MEHDIELQRQAEATRKRDKLVSSVRRHRWFALFVLLPSMLATLYYGFIAADIYVSESRFVIKAPDRKQSSGSALQGLLQSTGLGSGAEQANEITGYLRSRDALSDLSKLMDVRGAFASPEADFLSRFPLPYQSGSFEDLYEYYGTMVTTEPDPETGLTVLRVSAYTADEAQALNTGLLDQSEELVNRLNLRVNSQAIEEAMARVEDAQERVRDARIQLGAYRNASEILDPQQQGIGVLEVSNALITQEAALRAQLAEIRQNAPNHPSIPALRDRIAGISQQVVEQTGRAVGTPDGIAAKITEYENLLVEQEFAEQALAAANAALEQARVEAKQQQYYLERVVEPNQPDDAIKPARLRSILAVLLGSLCLYLVGWMLAVGIREHASED
- a CDS encoding DUF5672 family protein — protein: MTRSISHHRLHLDNVTACAVSSTNVEATILALEASLEQAQFCETLLFTDADLSALCIDVSPQIRLVPISKISSSQEYSDFILNRLVEHIRSDYCLIMQWDGHVLDANRWSPEFLEYDYIGASWPQFVDGYTVGNGGFSLRSRRLMEACRQPQFEAHHPEDLAICRTNRAWLEDCGMQFAPVELADAFAAERAGDPASSFGYHGVFLMPQALGIERFWDIYLTLDERTAVRHDFSVLFKAVLKGNNPVSRALVLTGRHFGDIADVRRS
- a CDS encoding phytanoyl-CoA dioxygenase family protein — encoded protein: MSDGIFPGVPRIESPIFSSDPLSDLKEEEKALARDLNTQGFAVIEFPDPELENRIDRIKANLGPRFDIPFGDPTADKTKGGRRIQDAWKFDSDVQAIASNSKVLELLSKLYGRQAFPFQTLNFPVSTQQDLHSDAVHFSSQPERFMCGVWLAMEDVQPGAGPLFYLNGSHRWPIVTNAMIGRRGYGSEENSAQLPFAGAWEALRKCHEAKEQQFLARKGQALIWTANLLHGGSSQTDLTLTRWSQVTHYFFENCIYYTPAYSDEVIGQLATRDLRAVHDGAQRPNKYLGNVFTPQRPDHLNTDNEKATRTSLDKLMGLLRKGLKR
- a CDS encoding ABC transporter ATP-binding protein, with the protein product MIECRDLHMKYQSGHVTKHVLNGVDFVINPSDRIGLLGRNGAGKSTLIRLIGGVEMPVAGKILRRMTCSWPLGFTGGFQGSLTGYDNARFISRIYDKSYDQMRDFVEEFTELGSNLRMPVKIYSSGMRARLAFALSLAIEFECYLIDEVIMVGDKNFQDKCKAEFFEKRTDRALLLASHSLEMVQQYCNRAIVLNEGKALIYEDVQEAISVYQSL
- a CDS encoding ABC transporter permease, encoding MAQFSEGLRVQARVIQALTSRELMTRFGRENIGFLWIMVEPLLFAALVGLVWAFAKGPVNQGINVFAFVVTGYIPLTFLRHSFGRSANIFVANSALLYHRQIKVLDFIVVRVLIEAVGAMMAFIFAGIVLAFFGLFPFPSDVGALVLGWLIYIFFVFALCTILAPLSEVSEVIEKLVPVSIYISIPFSGVFNLASWLPPNLREALMWSPLVSGMELMRYGVFGSVVTPYYDLGKALGVSLVCLLVGLILCRRVRRTMTVT